A section of the Salminus brasiliensis chromosome 10, fSalBra1.hap2, whole genome shotgun sequence genome encodes:
- the dio2 gene encoding type II iodothyronine deiodinase: protein MSLDRQVRCGGRGPHGRRRKMGALSVDLLITLQILPGFFSNCLFFVLYDSVVLVKRVVSLLSCSGSGGEWQRMLTAAGLKSIWNSFLMDAYKQVKLGEVAPNSKVVKVPGISSWRKSTDECHLLDFESSDRPLVVNFGSATUPPFLSQLPFFRRLVEDFSDVADFLLVYIDEAHPSDGWAAPPMKPYSFKVKKHRNLEERVTAAQKLVEHFSLPPQCQLVADCMDNNANVAYGVSYERVCIVQKKKIAYLGGKGPFYYNLKDVQRWLEQCYGKR from the exons ATGAGCCTGGACAGACAGGTGAGGTGTGGGGGCAGGGGACCCCACGGGCGGCGGCGGAAAATGGGCGCCCTGAGCGTGGACCTGCTGATCACCCTGCAGATCCTGCCCGGCTTCTTCTCCAACTGCCTCTTCTTCGTGCTCTACGACTCGGTGGTGCTGGTGAAGCGCGTGGTGTCTCTGCTGAGCTGCTCGGGCTCCGGGGGCGAGTGGCAGCGCATGCTGACCGCGGCAGGCCTGAAGTCCATCTGGAACAGCTTCCTGATGGACGCTTACAAGCAG GTGAAGCTTGGCGAGGTGGCTCCAAACTCTAAAGTGGTGAAGGTGCCCGGAATCAGCAGCTGGAGAAAGAGCACGGACGAGTGCCACCTGCTGGACTTTGAGTCGTCTGACCGACCCTTGGTGGTCAACTTTGGCTCGGCCACCTGACCCCCATTCCTGAGCCAGCTGCCGTTCTTCCGGCGGCTGGTCGAGGACTTTTCGGACGTGGCGGACTTTCTGCTGGTCTACATCGACGAGGCTCACCCCTCGGACGGCTGGGCGGCGCCGCCCATGAAGCCCTACTCGTTCAAGGTCAAGAAGCACCGGAATCTGGAGGAGCGGGTGACGGCCGCACAGAAGCTCGTGGAGCATTTCTCTTTACCCCCACAGTGCCAGCTGGTGGCGGACTGCATGGATAACAACGCCAACGTAGCATACGGCGTGTCTTACGAGAGGGTGTGCATTGTGCAGAAGAAGAAAATAGCTTATCTGGGAGGGAAGGGTCCATTTTACTACAACCTTAAAGATGTGCAGCGCTGGCTCGAACAGTGCTATGGAAAGCGGTAA